A window of Octopus sinensis unplaced genomic scaffold, ASM634580v1 Contig07101, whole genome shotgun sequence contains these coding sequences:
- the LOC115227755 gene encoding uncharacterized protein LOC115227755 encodes MLFDFRENLERRKLISPRKAAILWAEQKRKSHMATITEFLHCKYGTNTQEEITKSLNRLQIDSLLSNIKKKTLHSKLFESLDDNNFDIQSSSTWLKKGNISPKSEAMFSFLQDRNIFFRDPNSKCPHCKSSNKTVDHMATRCNRMLNSDYTRRHTEIVRCIHMHLCRRFGFKKSRRLKNHSVQSIMCNTLAEIRVDITIPTELKIQCNKPDIFLYDKRENLIWLIEVGLTSIDNLKSVEVENCTNTTF; translated from the coding sequence ATGCTGTTTGACTTTCGTGAAAATCTGGAGAGGCGAAAGTTAATCTCCCCAAGAAAGGCGGCAATTCTGTGGGCCGAGCAGAAAAGAAAGTCCCATATGGCCACGATCACAGAATTCCTGCATTGTAAATATGGAACGAACACCCAAGAAGAGATAACCAAATCACTGAATAGATTGCAGATTGATTCCTTACTGTCCAATATCAAGAAGAAAACACTTCACTCGAAGCTATTTGAATCCCTTGATGATAACAATTTTGATATTCAATCGTCTTCAACATGGCTTAAGAAAGGAAATATATCTCCTAAATCTGAAgctatgttttcatttcttcaaGACAGGAATATTTTTTTCAGAGACCCTAATTCAAAATGTCCACACTGTAAATCTTCCAATAAGACGGTTGATCACATGGCAACTAGATGCAACAGGATGCTTAATTCGGATTATACGAGAAGACACACTGAAATTGTGAGATGCATCCACATGCACTTGTGCCGTAGATTTGGATTCAAAAAATCCAGAAGACTGAAAAATCACTCTGTCCAGAGTATTATGTGCAACACCTTGGCAGAAATACGAGTTGATATAACAATTCCAACAGAGTTGAAAATTCAATGTAACAAACCCGACATTTTCCTCTACGACAAAAGAGAGAACCTAATATGGCTTATTGAAGTGGGTCTGACTTCAATAGATAACCTAAAGAGTGTGGAAGTAGAAAACTGCacaaatacgacattttag